DNA sequence from the Liolophura sinensis isolate JHLJ2023 chromosome 1, CUHK_Ljap_v2, whole genome shotgun sequence genome:
GCAGTTCAGTGTGAAGAGCTTTAACGAGTATGTTCAGGAGAAGTGGACCAACAGTTTTGTGTACTCAGTGCTGTACCTGATCGTAATTTTCGGCGGAAGACATTCCATGAGCGCCCGGCCACGGTATGAGCTCCGCCCAGCTCTTGCCATCTGGAGTGGTACTTTGGCCTTATTTAGTATAGCTGGAACTGTAAGAACACTTCCAGAAGCTATTGCGGCTATCCGAAATCACAGCTTACAATATTCCGTCTGCGTTCCTGGCTTCTTTTTCCATGACGTCACGAAATTTTGGGCTTCCGCCTTCACATTATCGAAGGTTATCGAGCTGGGAGATACAATATTCATCGTCTTACGAAAACAGCAGTTGATATTCTTGCACTGGTATCATCACATCACAGTACTGATCTACTCGTGGTACAGCTATAAGGATTACATCGCGCCAGGCCGCTGGTTTATGGTGATGAACTTTGTTATCCACTCTTTCATGTATTCGTATTATACCCTTCGAGCGCTCAAGTTCAATGTCCCATCTTACGTGAACATCTTCATCACTGCAATGCAACTGACGCAAATGGTTTGTGGATGTGCTATAAATGTTTGGATTTTCCAAATCAAGGGTCGTGGGGAAACTTGTCATCAGacttataataatatttaccTTTCTTTATTAATGTACTTTAGCTATTTTGTTCTCTTCGCACATTTCTTCTATTCCACTTACGTTCTGAAAAAGGGCCGCGGGAAAGTAAAAAAGAGCATGTAATTCTGAAAAGAAAGAGTAGGCCTTCCAGCCATttacaaaagtgcattttctgGAATAACTGGGCAATGTTGTATATAGTGGAGACCTATAAACCCAATATGCCGTATTTATGACATATATGTGCTGAAATGAACTCATCTTTTTATCAACGTTTTTCACCAGCCTATGTGAATAATTCAACAGTGTCCAGGCAAATGTACTTGGATTCCGGAATCCCGTGCAAGTACCGACGCGTTTTATGTACTTGGATTCAGGAATCCCGCGCAAGTACCAACTCGTTTTAGCACCATATGTGACATTATTTTCGTTTCATAAGCTATTAACTGGAGGCAATGGAGTAAGAACGCTGTCCTGATGAGTTTATAACATATCCTGCGTGctcagcaatatttatttatttatgtttttctttgttgtttaacaccatgctcagtatttttttcacctgtaGGTATATATATTCAGATGACTACACAATTCTTATCTATAGCTGAAATTGGGCCTTTATAGTGTTAAGTCCAAACGTTTATAAGAATTAGCCAGCCGTTTGCGTATTTAAAACGTTACTGTTATAGTAAAAATCTGCTCAGTGAAACTATAAGGCAGA
Encoded proteins:
- the LOC135482128 gene encoding very long chain fatty acid elongase 6-like, with the translated sequence MEQSLSVNITNVSYSVVFNFEKQFSVKSFNEYVQEKWTNSFVYSVLYLIVIFGGRHSMSARPRYELRPALAIWSGTLALFSIAGTVRTLPEAIAAIRNHSLQYSVCVPGFFFHDVTKFWASAFTLSKVIELGDTIFIVLRKQQLIFLHWYHHITVLIYSWYSYKDYIAPGRWFMVMNFVIHSFMYSYYTLRALKFNVPSYVNIFITAMQLTQMVCGCAINVWIFQIKGRGETCHQTYNNIYLSLLMYFSYFVLFAHFFYSTYVLKKGRGKVKKSM